The genomic segment GAGACCAGATTCTACAAAATGGTCGTTTGAGTCTGAAATGGCCTTTGTGACCCAAGTCCTTTTACCTTTATGATATTGACTATTATGTAGAGAAATGTCTTCAATATTAGTAACATCTCACTTTTTGATGGCATTTGGTTCCGACTTCCAGCTAACTCTCCATCCATCAGATTTAAACAGTAATGACATTTTACTCTTACTTTTAGTGTGTACAAGAGAATTTACCTATCGTGTGAAAacaccttttaactcattcactgccattgacggttatagacgtcacaaattcatttgaactatttctattagttttaactttttttcacttttgttaagagtatgaagacctagaatgtttttaattgtacatttagaacagatctaaaattagtgattaatcatgagttaactagtgaagtcatgcgattaaaaaatataatcgcctgactcaagattaatcacaattttttatatctgttctaaatgtacagtatttttttttctaggttttaatactcttaacaaaagcggaaacatttttaaactattagaaatagttcaaattaattgttgacgtctgtatccgtcaatggcagtgaatgagttaaaaaaaatatactcagAAATTCTCAgtacattttgcaaggagagattttgactaaactttactagtttatttaaaaataataataaagttagtcaagggttgaggaacaaacccacaacttcaggttgggagacagttTGAGACGAAATAGACtatagagtaaaatgtactctacagaatttagtGTAGACCAATGATTATAAAAACTTAAGAAGTCaatgattttaattttatagtTTTCATCATGTTGCTTGAAATGTGATCACCTTTTCTGCTTACTAATGCCAAAACAAGCAAGCACGGATTAAGGCCATACGGGGTCAAATGTAGAAGCAAATAAACATTCTATTTGAAATGAATATTTATCCAATTGATGCATAAAACTCTATAATAGACTTCTTGAACCAAATCAAACGTGTTCACAAAATTCACAATGTCACTTTGCCGTAAATACAGTTGACGGAAAATAACGCTTTTTACTATTTAGGAAATGTTATTGGTGTGCAACATGGCATGATTTatctttcatttaatttcaaggAGCATGTCAAAGAAAGATGGATGCACTtgccgtgtgtgtttgtgcacacTCTTGAAAATGAGGTTGAGTGTCGGGAAGCATCACCTTACATGGATCCATTAGTCCGACTTGCGGATTGAGACGGGCCTTTGTCTCCCGCTTGTTGCCTCAGGAGCTGAAACACAATAAAAGAAGTCGTCCACCTGATTGAATGTTTTTTGCAGAGGCACGACGTGGGCGTATGTTTAACATTCAAAAATGAATAATGCACGAACAATAAATAGTGCTCGACAAGACACGTCCCCACACTGTTCGGCTGCATGCCGTCTACCGATGTGTGTTGTTTCTCATTGTTCCCGTGCTCACATGAAAGAATATCAGATTACATCGCTGGCTCACAACAGCACCCTCCACCACCCACACTTACGCTCCCATGATTCGATCATGCACCGACTGCGCCTTTATGCAACATTATATGCGCAATGAAGATGGTCAAGACAGATCCAGGTTTTATGCATGCAAGGGGACACGTGTGCGGAATCTCGAAATAGAAATTAGAGTGAAAAGTGCAGTTTGAGTGAGACGCTCGCTGCTCGTGTGTGGGAGGAGAAAGCGAGAGGAGTTTAGCGCTGCGCTTGGTCGGGGGCAGCAGGCTGAGAGGATATTATGGGAGCCGGTAGGGAGAGGGGGGATTATTTGTCAAGGGGAGTTAGAGGAGAGTGGTGGTAACGGGTGGTGGTGAGGTCATCTGAGATGCCCTTCTCCCTTGCCCCAGCAACCGCTTGCCCCCCCTCCTTTTACATCCCTTCCTTTAATCACTCAATGAGTCACTCcagtcgccccccccccccccactgcttTCCTGATCTCCAAGGTGACAGGTGGAGACGGACAGCAGTTTGAATCTGAAGCCCTTTCCTCATACCCAGATCTTTTCATCCTCTTCATCCCCCCTTCTCTTCTGCTCCTCGGTCTTTGTTACGTCATCTGTCTTCTGCCATTATCTCctcaataccccccccccccccccctcctgtcTCCTGTCATCACAGCAGTGAGTCACTACCTGTATTGTTTACTTGATCAGTAGAGCTCACAGGCTTTCTCTTGCCTCATGCAGAGATTGGTTGTGGGGTGGGTAGGGGGGGGATTTGGAGAATAATTGaagggtgggggcggggggggggggggggggggttggtggtTGTTGGGGGTTACTCCATGCCCTTGCTAATCTAGGAAATGGATGCACTTTGCTGACATGGAGTGATTGTCAGTCCTGTTGCAAGGGGATGAAGCCTCGTTTGCGAAATGTGTGTTCAAGGAGTGATGTCGTCAGAGCAAACACCGAAAATGATGTCATTTGTCTTTCGTTTTGATAGTGTGTTCAGTCACGCGATCACTCAGCCAACACCTGTTTTGTACTGTTTTCATTTCAGGCTCCCTCCCCCTCTGACACAATAGGCCTGTCAAGTCAGAGTAACCCAGACAACTCCTGCAGTAACTCTGGCGATGGGACGGTACATTCTTCACTGGGCGGGGGGAGTAACTCCCGCTGGTCCACTCTGTCGTGGGACGCCCCGTCTGACCTGCTGTCCCCACCCACGCCCGACCCCAGTGGCGCCGTCCACCTGGATAGTGATTCGAGACCAAGCTCAGGTAAAAAGACATGCCAACAGAAGTGTGCGAATGTCTTGTGTAAGACGTCGTTCTAAACATTAacaggccttttttttccttctacttttgTTTACTTGCACTTTGTGTGACTCACTCAACTTTTCAACCTTTCCTGGCAAACATTCCTCTCACAAGTTGGAGTTGTTCACAACTCTTGCACTGCCTCAAAAGGTCTACATTTGAAGATACCTTCACACTTGTACTGACCTTGTTTTAATTCTGAGGAGTCCAGTTAGGTGGATCCAAACTAGATGTGTTGCTTGTCATTTATGACCGTATTAACTCCCCATCGCCAACATTATCTTCATGCTACGTATTGCACATGCctgatgtttttctttgaagGTTTCTATTCAGTGAGTGGGAGCTCTCTGTCAGACTCATGCTACTCAGTGTCCAGTGATGCTGCCCAGGGAGGACTGGTACAGGCGAATAGACCCTTAAAGCTTTGGGAACAGGTCCCTGGGTCAGTGGGCAACACTGACACCTTATGGTCAGACTGTGTGGTGCAACAACCAGGACTGCACGATCAACGCAAGGATTCTGAGTCAACCCAGGAGCAGTTAATGTCAGGTGAGATGCAGATTATAGTGGAAAATGAAACGTAGTTGAGAGTTATTGtaataaaatgttcttttgttctACAGTCTCAAGTGACCCAGAAGTGTCTGGTCTTGGCTTTCTGTCTGACCTCTGCCCAGGCCTCAACCACTCATTGATTTCTTCGCTTCTAAAGCTTGACCGTGTGTCACCGTTCTCCGTCTTCTCCCACGCACAACAACCCCAGTTGGACCCGTGCTACTGCGAAGACCTCATATCCCGTAGGACAAAAGAGGTTTACCCGTATCCAAGTCCACTGCATGCCGTTGCCCTCCAGAGTCCCCTTTTTACCTCTCAGACCCAAGCACGGTCTCCTTCTCCAGATCCTGAAGGGAACCAAGCGGATGAGCCAACAAAAACCATCAGTGGCACAAGTCTCCCTCTCCAACGTCAGAATGCCATAAACCCAGCATCTTTGACCAAGCTGGAGCAGTACATCTCCCGGCTAGCTCATCAATACCACCATCGGATAAACCTCTCCATCCCTGATCTTGCGCATTTTCCGGTCACACACAGAGGCCTTAGCACGCCTGGTAAAAGTCATGGTTCCACCCAGTCTCTGTCTGCCTTTGAAAGCCGCAGTACACCTTCCACGCTGCCGGGGGGCAGTGTTACACCGTGTAAATCACTACTGGGTAACTCCGCTAGAGTGAGTCTCAGTGCTACTGGGAAAAAAGCCATTAGGAATTCGATCAATCTGGGTAGCCTTCCCTCTGCGACCGGAGAGGATTTGAACATCAACTTGCATCTCAACCTTAACTTGAACCTTGCTCCTGGTTTAAACTCCAACAAGGGAATTGTTGAGAAAACCCAAAATGTTAATCTGGGGGATGACTCTGCAGGTTCAGGTGCTGCAGTGCCGACACAACCCTCGTCAACCCCTGGCCCAGCGCTTCGAGCACGGCCTCGAATTTCTACATGTCCTACTTCCCTGAACCACCGCAGTTCCCTGGAGGTCACTACGGGTCCTGCAGCCTCTTCTGGATTTGGATCAGCAGCCTTCTCCCGCTCTTTGGACTGGAGTGCTGGACCGCCACCAGAGGCTGGTACCTCACTGTTTGGCAACAGTTTTGGATCAGCTACGGTATCCCAGCGCAGCAGCTTGATACAGGAGTCCAGCTCCAGTCCCAAGCTGATTGAGGACTCCCCCATGGTGGGGGAAATCTCCCGTGTCTCTGGCTTGTCGAGGGCCGTTGTGGTCGGGCTGATGGAGCAAGGGGTAGAACTGGACATTGACAGCTTCCAGGCGGAAGCAGCCAGTGAGTTGAAGAAGCATaaaggtctcctgacaacccaCAAAGAGCTACCACATGACTACATAAAACTGAAAGACCTAAACCCTCAGAAACCAATCCAGCTCTCTCTCAGCGTCACCCATTCTCCGCAGTCCCAGTCCAGtctcacccctcccctctcaCACTCAAACAGCCCGATCCACCCTTACCAGTCCATCCATGCGCCTTCTCCGGTCTACTCCTCACACAGCAAATACCAACAGATCCCTTCCTCGTCAGACCTGCCCTCGTCCACAGCCTCGTCTCCTACCTCCCGCCCCATGCAAAGAGCCCACTCTCCTCCACGTCCTCTCCAACCCTCTCCGATGGGAGCTACCCCGCTTTCAGTTTTCCGAAGAGATGCCCCTTTCCAGTGTTCGCTGCCCCGTGTCAGCACCAACACGTCCCCCGTGGAGTATAGTGGCATCCATCCAAGGAGTGGGTCCCTCCGACACAGCGGGGGAGGACACGGGTCTGGCGGGGGATGGAATAGGGCGGAGGGGGACGGGCTCTACAGAGGCAAGCATGCGTCTCACACGCTGATCAGGGCAGCGACTGTGAGCAGCTACACCAAGAGGGAGAACTATGGCTCTGCTTGGTATGAGGATGAGGAGACCCGATCACGGAGCAAGACCTCCAACAAACTTAGCAGAGCCTTTGAGGGGCGCCTATGGGGAAAGAACACTCCAAGCGAGCGGGAGGAGATTGATAGGGCGGAGTATGGCTACGGGTGGACAAGGAACATAGGCGGAAGCTGGAGGGGGGGACAGAGACGGGTGAAGGCAGCGTCCGGCGCCTATGACAAGTGGCCAAAGGTAGAACGCTCGCCTATTTTCTCAAAGAACGGCGGGGAGGAGGGCGGAGAGAAGCGGAGCTCAAGTGTCAGGATGTCCAGGAGGGCTTTGTTTAGGAGCGAGTCTCAGGGCTTGCTGGTGCCTTGCAACCAAGACGAGCCCACAAGACAGTCAAATTGGGTTTCCTCATTCGATGTGGGGCAAAGCGCCAGCTGTGCGGGCAGGGACGAGGGTGACATAATGCTGAGCGCAAACGACGACAAGCACCTCTCATCCACCGCGAGCCTCTTCAACCTCTCCTGCTCTCAGAGCTTCGAGAGCAGCTGTCACTCACTCTCTCCTCTTTCCTCTCcctctttttctccatctccACCGCCCAGACTGCCGCTCCAACGTTCTCGATCCCTGAGGGACTTGGGAAGGCGAGTTTTTGGCTCCATGAGATCGTTAAGTCTCAAACAGAAACCATCAAAAAAGTGACTTTTCAGCTGCTTGGTGTGTTTATGTTGTAACATTTGAACAAAGTATTGTTTTAGGACTGGAGATACTCAATACATGTTCTGCGAACAACCACACATTAGCTGGTGAGTTCCTCTCAGGCACATGATTGATCCATAAAATGTATTACTCCCAAAGGGTCTTCTTGCAGCCTTAATAGAGGGCTGGGGAACACAATGACTGCACTGCATCTCTTATTTAAAGAGTGCAAAAAGTCTACAAGAATGAATGTGAGCTGATGATGCAAAGCCCCATATAaacatattgtgtgtgtttctgtgaaGTCTAGTACAGTATAGCACTAATCTGGGTAAAAGTAGCTACAGTGATTGTAAAAAGACAGTGAACATACTCATATCATCAGCAACTTGAATGCTGTAAAACTTATAAGAATGAATTTATTCATATACATTCTTCTGCATGCTGCTTTGTGACATGTTCAGTGATGAGAtattgtgagatttttttttttttttttttactattggtAATCTTGCCTCTGAAGTACAATCATACTGGCCAAAATGTTGACcaaaaccaaactttttttttttctttcttgaatgTGCTCAGGATTTTTGAAAGAATTGTTGAGTGAGACTAAGTGCAACTTctcaatgaataaaataaacctGAAACTAAACACCCACTGTGTCATAAATACAGCAcaaactagggatgcacgataactTTTGTTTTCACCAATACCAATAACTTCCTGCTTCTCCAAATTAATATTGACAACCGATAATTGATATTATTGTATACTCCAAACACAGggatgcacataaaaaaaattgctgtggTTCTCAAATCAGC from the Vanacampus margaritifer isolate UIUO_Vmar chromosome 10, RoL_Vmar_1.0, whole genome shotgun sequence genome contains:
- the LOC144058814 gene encoding uncharacterized protein LOC144058814, which produces MAAGRRGCVSSLWSGTERVRIGERLRATLAGVLELELLRCKHLEMMDAAREHRTDAAEPEPGPADVSEAHQDAGGNAATTRRQQAPSPSDTIGLSSQSNPDNSCSNSGDGTVHSSLGGGSNSRWSTLSWDAPSDLLSPPTPDPSGAVHLDSDSRPSSGFYSVSGSSLSDSCYSVSSDAAQGGLVQANRPLKLWEQVPGSVGNTDTLWSDCVVQQPGLHDQRKDSESTQEQLMSVSSDPEVSGLGFLSDLCPGLNHSLISSLLKLDRVSPFSVFSHAQQPQLDPCYCEDLISRRTKEVYPYPSPLHAVALQSPLFTSQTQARSPSPDPEGNQADEPTKTISGTSLPLQRQNAINPASLTKLEQYISRLAHQYHHRINLSIPDLAHFPVTHRGLSTPGKSHGSTQSLSAFESRSTPSTLPGGSVTPCKSLLGNSARVSLSATGKKAIRNSINLGSLPSATGEDLNINLHLNLNLNLAPGLNSNKGIVEKTQNVNLGDDSAGSGAAVPTQPSSTPGPALRARPRISTCPTSLNHRSSLEVTTGPAASSGFGSAAFSRSLDWSAGPPPEAGTSLFGNSFGSATVSQRSSLIQESSSSPKLIEDSPMVGEISRVSGLSRAVVVGLMEQGVELDIDSFQAEAASELKKHKGLLTTHKELPHDYIKLKDLNPQKPIQLSLSVTHSPQSQSSLTPPLSHSNSPIHPYQSIHAPSPVYSSHSKYQQIPSSSDLPSSTASSPTSRPMQRAHSPPRPLQPSPMGATPLSVFRRDAPFQCSLPRVSTNTSPVEYSGIHPRSGSLRHSGGGHGSGGGWNRAEGDGLYRGKHASHTLIRAATVSSYTKRENYGSAWYEDEETRSRSKTSNKLSRAFEGRLWGKNTPSEREEIDRAEYGYGWTRNIGGSWRGGQRRVKAASGAYDKWPKVERSPIFSKNGGEEGGEKRSSSVRMSRRALFRSESQGLLVPCNQDEPTRQSNWVSSFDVGQSASCAGRDEGDIMLSANDDKHLSSTASLFNLSCSQSFESSCHSLSPLSSPSFSPSPPPRLPLQRSRSLRDLGRRVFGSMRSLSLKQKPSKK